A single region of the Salvia splendens isolate huo1 chromosome 18, SspV2, whole genome shotgun sequence genome encodes:
- the LOC121776784 gene encoding zinc finger CCCH domain-containing protein 18-like, with protein MDVDPLSAYYYSDLEEGKWKASKEQKSWEEEDESERTPVVELVPQEMEREGIDLNETARKKVLMTDEEFEELLNEAVGESEEAGTRNDPEGLAHQPVDKVEEKQTEEGEPKSVTPQPEAGESDIQIEEKNTEVQPTEPEQVVPPVLKPKAVKRKLVFKGDPKAERLKPKRVSQRCLGKWTSKKAGANTAASALEISSEEHRATPTKPGEESLSATNLKYASTATEVVSPTPSDQREETDTMTEGLDLASESVGHPEPGDDSTHIRLETKSTAQKEPSTPTEERPEENKDGDED; from the exons ATGGATGTTGACCCTCTTTCTGCCTATTATTACTCTGACCTAGAGGAAGGCAAATGGAAGGCAAGCAAGGAGCAGAAGAGCtgggaggaagaagatgaatcgGAGAGAACACCGGTAGTGGAACTCGTTCCCCAAGAAATGGAAAGGGAGgggatagatctgaacgaaacgGCCAGAAAAAAAGTCCTTATGactgatgaggagtttgaggagctTTTGAACGAG gcagtaggagagagtgaagaagctGGTACAAGGAACGACCCAGAAGGCCTAGCCCACCAGCCAGTAGACAAGGTGGAAGAGAAACAGACCGAAGAGGGGGAGCCGAAGTCGGTGActccccagccagaagcagGGGAGAGTGATATACAAATCGAGGAGAAGAATACCGAGGTACAACCAACGGAACCAGAGCAGGTGGTACCACCAGTATTGAAACCGAAAGCagttaaaagaaaattggtgtTTAAAGGTGATCCAAAGGCAGAACGGCTGAAGCCAAAGAGAGTATCGCAAAGATGCCTCGGGAAATGGACATCCAAAAAGGCAGGAGCAAACACGGCAGCAAGTGCGTTGGAAATCTCTAGTGAAGAACACAGGgctactcctacaaaacctggggaggaatcCTTGTCGGCTACCAACTTGAAATATGCCTCGACAGCAACCGAGGTGGTCTCACCCACGCCGAGTGACCAGAGGGAAGAAACTGACACGATgactgagggtctggacctcgcatcggaATCAGTAGGGCACCCAGAGCCAGGAGATGACAGTACCCATATCCGCTTGGAGACCAAGTCTACTGCCCAGAAGGAGCCTTCAACACCAACAGAGGAGAGACCGGAGGAAAATAAAGACGGAGATGAGGACTGA